The following coding sequences lie in one Syngnathoides biaculeatus isolate LvHL_M chromosome 16, ASM1980259v1, whole genome shotgun sequence genomic window:
- the atp2a1 gene encoding sarcoplasmic/endoplasmic reticulum calcium ATPase 1 isoform X2, whose amino-acid sequence MENAHTKESEDVLAYFGVTEDKGLSPEQFKKNLDKYGYNELPAEEGKSIWELVVEQFEDLLVRILLLAACISFVLAWFEEGEETVTAFVEPFVILLILIANAIVGVWQERNAESAIEALKEYEPEMGKVYRADRKSVQRIKAREIVPGDVVEVSVGDKVPADIRIISIKSTTLRVDQSILTGESVSVIKHTDAVPDPRAVNQDKKNMLFSGTNIAAGKATGIAVATGVSTEIGKIRDQMAATEQEKTPLQQKLDEFGEQLSKVISLICVAVWIINIGHFNDPVHGGSWFRGAIYYFKIAVALAVAAIPEGLPAVITTCLALGTRRMAKKNAIVRSLPSVETLGCTSVICSDKTGTLTTNQMCVTKMFIIDKVDDDNVSLGQFDISGSKYTPEGEVTRRGMSVKCGQYDGLVELATICALCNDSSLDYNESKGIYEKVGEATETALSCLVEKMNVFNTEVRSLSKVERANACCSVIKQLMKKEFTLEFSRDRKSMSVYCSPSKSGKAPVGNKMFVKGAPEGVIERCTYVRVGTSRLPLTGPVKDHIMAVIKEWGTGRDTLRCLALATRDSPLRREEMNLEDSTRFAEYETDLTFVGCVGMLDPPRKEVMSSIELCRAAGIRVIMITGDNKGTAVAICRRIGIFSEDEDVTSKAFTGREFDDLSSYDQKNAVRKACCFARVEPSHKSKIVEFLQGFDEITAMTGDGVNDAPALKKAEIGIAMGSGTAVAKSASEMVLADDNFSSIVSAVEEGRAIYNNMKQFIRYLISSNVGEVVCIFLTAALGLPEALIPVQLLWVNLVTDGLPATALGFNPPDLDIMGKAPRSPKEPLISGWLFFRYLAIGGYVGAATVAAAAWWFLYCEDGPLVSFHQLSHFMQCSDDNEDFAGIHCHVFEASPPMTMALSVLVTIEMCNALNSLSENQSLMRMPPWSNVWLVAAMTLSMSLHFMIIYVDPLPMIFKLTHLTVEQWVVVLKLSFPVILIDEVLKFVARTYLEGKV is encoded by the exons ATGGAGAACGCGCACACCAAAGAGTCGGAGGACGTCCTGGCCTACTTCGGCGTGACCGAGGACAAGGGCCTGTCGCCCGAGCAGTTCAAGAAGAACCTGGACAAGTACGGCTACAACG AGCTGCCAGCGGAGGAGG GTAAGAGTATCTGGGAGTTGGTAGTTGAACAGTTTGAGGACCTGCTGGTGCGAATCTTATTGCTGGCCGCCTGCATCTCCTTT GTCCTGGCTTGGTTCGAGGAAGGTGAGGAAACGGTCACAGCCTTCGTTGAGCCTTTTgtcatcctcctcatcctcattgCCAACGCCATCGTTGGCGTTTGGCAG GAGCGCAACGCAGAGAGTGCCATTGAGGCTCTGAAGGAATATGAGCCCGAAATGGGTAAAGTTTACCGGGCGGACAGGAAGAGTGTGCAGAGAATCAAGGCCAGGGAGATCGTTCCTGGTGACGTGGTGGAGGTCTCTG TTGGTGACAAAGTACCAGCAGACATCAGGATAATCTCCATCAAATCCACAACTCTGCGTGTGGACCAATCCATCCTCACCG GTGAGTCGGTGAGTGTGATCAAGCACACCGATGCCGTCCCGGACCCCCGAGCCGTCAATCAGGACAAAAAGAACATGTTGTTCTCT GGCACCAACATCGCTGCTGGAAAGGCCACCGGCATCGCTGTGGCTACCGGCGTCTCCACTGAGATCGGGAAGATCCGTGACCAGATGGCCGCCACTGAGCAGGAAAAGACCCCTCTGCAACAGAAACTGGACGAGTTTGGGGAGCAGCTCTCCAAG GTCATTTCACTGATCTGTGTGGCTGTGTGGATCATCAATATTGGCCATTTTAATGACCCAGTCCATGGTGGCTCCTGGTTCCGTGGTGCGATCTACTATTTTAAGATTGCTGTGGCTTTGGCTGTGGCTGCCATCCCTGAAG GTTTACCTGCCGTCATCACCACCTGTCTGGCTCTGGGAACGCGCCGCATGGCCAAGAAGAACGCCATCGTCAGAAGCCTGCCCTCTGTGGAGACCCTGGGCTGCACCTCGGTCATCTGCTCTGACAAAACCGGTACCCTCACCACCAACCAGATGTGTGTGACCAAA ATGTTCATTATCGATAAAGTGGATGACGACAATGTCAGTCTTGGTCAATTTGACATCTCTGGTTCAAAGTACACCCCTGAGGGAGAAGT CACCCGGAGGGGCATGAGTGTAAAATGCGGCCAGTACGACGGACTGGTTGAGCTGGCAACCATCTGCGCTCTTTGCAATGACTCCTCGCTAGACTACAACGAG TCAAAGGGAATTTATGAGAAAGTGGGTGAGGCCACTGAAACAGCTCTGAGTTGCTTGGTGGAGAAGATGAACGTGTTTAACACTGAAGTGCGGAGCCTGTCCAAGGTGGAACGAGCCAATGCTTGCTGCAGT GTGATCAAGCAACTGATGAAGAAAGAGTTCACACTGGAGTTCTCCAGAGATAGGAAGTCCATGTCAGTGTACTGTTCTCCATCAAAGTCTGGAAAAGCCCCAGTAGGAAACAAGATGTTTGTCAAA GGTGCCCCAGAGGGTGTGATTGAGCGTTGCACATACGTCCGCGTGGGCACAAGTCGTCTTCCCTTGACTGGGCCCGTCAAAGATCACATCATGGCAGTCATCAAGGAGTGGGGCACCGGGCGCGACACCCTCCGCTGTTTGGCACTGGCCACCCGTGATTCTCCTCTAAGGAGGGAGGAGATGAACCTGGAGGACTCCACGAGGTTTGCAGAGTATGAG ACTGACTTGACCTTTGTGGGCTGTGTTGGTATGCTTGACCCTCCGCGTAAGGAAGTCATGAGCTCCATCGAGCTCTGCAGAGCTGCCGGCATTCGGGTCATTATGATCACCG GTGACAACAAGGGCACGGCAGTGGCAATCTGTCGCCGCATCGGCATCTTCTCTGAGGATGAGGACGTCACCAGCAAGGCCTTCACCGGTCGTGAGTTTGATGACCTGTCTTCTTATGACCAGAAGAACGCAGTCCGTAAGGCTTGTTGCTTTGCCAGGGTGGAACCATCCCACAAATCGAAAATTGTTGAGTTCCTCCAAGGCTTTGATGAGATCACTGCCATG ACCGGTGATGGAGTGAATGATGCCCCGGCCTTGAAGAAGGCTGAGATTGGCATCGCCATGGGCTCTGGCACTGCCGTTGCCAAGTCTGCCTCTGAGATGGTCCTGGCTGACGAcaacttttcttccattgtatCTGCTGTCGAGGAGGGACGAGCTATTTACAACAACATGAAGCAGTTTATCCGCTACCTCATCTCGTCGAACGTAGGCGAGGTTGTCTG TATCTTTCTGACTGCAGCCTTGGGCCTACCTGAGGCACTGATTCCAGTTCAGCTGCTTTGGGTCAACCTTGTGACTGATGGGCTTCCTGCCACCGCTTTGGGCTTCAACCCCCCAGATCTCGACATCATGGGAAAAGCCCCTCGATCGCCCAAAGAGCCCTTGATCTCTGGTTGGCTCTTCTTCAGATATCTAGCCATCGGAG GCTACGTTGGCGCTGCAACTGTTGCAGCAGCTGCTTGGTGGTTCCTGTATTGCGAGGACGGCCCGTTGGTCTCATTCCATCAGCTG TCACACTTCATGCAGTGCAGTGACGACAACGAGGATTTTGCTGGGATCCACTGTCATGTGTTTGAGGCTTCTCCTCCAATGACCATGGCCCTGTCTGTGCTGGTCACGATTGAGATGTGCAACGCTCTAAACAG CTTGTCTGAAAACCAGTCCCTGATGCGCATGCCTCCTTGGAGCAACGTCTGGCTGGTCGCTGCCATGACCCTCTCCATGTCCCTTCACTTCATGATCATCTACGTGGACCCCCTTCCC ATGATCTTCAAGCTCACTCACTTGACTGTGGAGCAGTGGGTTGTGGTATTGAAGCTTTCCTTCCCAGTTATTCTAATTGATGAGGTCCTCAAGTTTGTGGCTCGCACATATCTGGAGG GTAAAGTCTAA
- the atp2a1 gene encoding sarcoplasmic/endoplasmic reticulum calcium ATPase 1 isoform X1, with protein sequence MILMESRGGFSQHPGPADPSAVVAVKPPSPATLVANGRRAHASPLQPGMENAHTKESEDVLAYFGVTEDKGLSPEQFKKNLDKYGYNELPAEEGKSIWELVVEQFEDLLVRILLLAACISFVLAWFEEGEETVTAFVEPFVILLILIANAIVGVWQERNAESAIEALKEYEPEMGKVYRADRKSVQRIKAREIVPGDVVEVSVGDKVPADIRIISIKSTTLRVDQSILTGESVSVIKHTDAVPDPRAVNQDKKNMLFSGTNIAAGKATGIAVATGVSTEIGKIRDQMAATEQEKTPLQQKLDEFGEQLSKVISLICVAVWIINIGHFNDPVHGGSWFRGAIYYFKIAVALAVAAIPEGLPAVITTCLALGTRRMAKKNAIVRSLPSVETLGCTSVICSDKTGTLTTNQMCVTKMFIIDKVDDDNVSLGQFDISGSKYTPEGEVTRRGMSVKCGQYDGLVELATICALCNDSSLDYNESKGIYEKVGEATETALSCLVEKMNVFNTEVRSLSKVERANACCSVIKQLMKKEFTLEFSRDRKSMSVYCSPSKSGKAPVGNKMFVKGAPEGVIERCTYVRVGTSRLPLTGPVKDHIMAVIKEWGTGRDTLRCLALATRDSPLRREEMNLEDSTRFAEYETDLTFVGCVGMLDPPRKEVMSSIELCRAAGIRVIMITGDNKGTAVAICRRIGIFSEDEDVTSKAFTGREFDDLSSYDQKNAVRKACCFARVEPSHKSKIVEFLQGFDEITAMTGDGVNDAPALKKAEIGIAMGSGTAVAKSASEMVLADDNFSSIVSAVEEGRAIYNNMKQFIRYLISSNVGEVVCIFLTAALGLPEALIPVQLLWVNLVTDGLPATALGFNPPDLDIMGKAPRSPKEPLISGWLFFRYLAIGGYVGAATVAAAAWWFLYCEDGPLVSFHQLSHFMQCSDDNEDFAGIHCHVFEASPPMTMALSVLVTIEMCNALNSLSENQSLMRMPPWSNVWLVAAMTLSMSLHFMIIYVDPLPMIFKLTHLTVEQWVVVLKLSFPVILIDEVLKFVARTYLEGKV encoded by the exons ATG ATATTAATGGAATCAAGAGGAGGATTCAGTCAG CACCCTGGCCCGGCGGACCCCTCTGCAGTTGTCGCCGTCAAGCCCCCTTCCCCTGCGACGCTTGTGGCCAATGGGAGGCGAGCGCATG CCTCTCCGCTTCAGCCCGGGATGGAGAACGCGCACACCAAAGAGTCGGAGGACGTCCTGGCCTACTTCGGCGTGACCGAGGACAAGGGCCTGTCGCCCGAGCAGTTCAAGAAGAACCTGGACAAGTACGGCTACAACG AGCTGCCAGCGGAGGAGG GTAAGAGTATCTGGGAGTTGGTAGTTGAACAGTTTGAGGACCTGCTGGTGCGAATCTTATTGCTGGCCGCCTGCATCTCCTTT GTCCTGGCTTGGTTCGAGGAAGGTGAGGAAACGGTCACAGCCTTCGTTGAGCCTTTTgtcatcctcctcatcctcattgCCAACGCCATCGTTGGCGTTTGGCAG GAGCGCAACGCAGAGAGTGCCATTGAGGCTCTGAAGGAATATGAGCCCGAAATGGGTAAAGTTTACCGGGCGGACAGGAAGAGTGTGCAGAGAATCAAGGCCAGGGAGATCGTTCCTGGTGACGTGGTGGAGGTCTCTG TTGGTGACAAAGTACCAGCAGACATCAGGATAATCTCCATCAAATCCACAACTCTGCGTGTGGACCAATCCATCCTCACCG GTGAGTCGGTGAGTGTGATCAAGCACACCGATGCCGTCCCGGACCCCCGAGCCGTCAATCAGGACAAAAAGAACATGTTGTTCTCT GGCACCAACATCGCTGCTGGAAAGGCCACCGGCATCGCTGTGGCTACCGGCGTCTCCACTGAGATCGGGAAGATCCGTGACCAGATGGCCGCCACTGAGCAGGAAAAGACCCCTCTGCAACAGAAACTGGACGAGTTTGGGGAGCAGCTCTCCAAG GTCATTTCACTGATCTGTGTGGCTGTGTGGATCATCAATATTGGCCATTTTAATGACCCAGTCCATGGTGGCTCCTGGTTCCGTGGTGCGATCTACTATTTTAAGATTGCTGTGGCTTTGGCTGTGGCTGCCATCCCTGAAG GTTTACCTGCCGTCATCACCACCTGTCTGGCTCTGGGAACGCGCCGCATGGCCAAGAAGAACGCCATCGTCAGAAGCCTGCCCTCTGTGGAGACCCTGGGCTGCACCTCGGTCATCTGCTCTGACAAAACCGGTACCCTCACCACCAACCAGATGTGTGTGACCAAA ATGTTCATTATCGATAAAGTGGATGACGACAATGTCAGTCTTGGTCAATTTGACATCTCTGGTTCAAAGTACACCCCTGAGGGAGAAGT CACCCGGAGGGGCATGAGTGTAAAATGCGGCCAGTACGACGGACTGGTTGAGCTGGCAACCATCTGCGCTCTTTGCAATGACTCCTCGCTAGACTACAACGAG TCAAAGGGAATTTATGAGAAAGTGGGTGAGGCCACTGAAACAGCTCTGAGTTGCTTGGTGGAGAAGATGAACGTGTTTAACACTGAAGTGCGGAGCCTGTCCAAGGTGGAACGAGCCAATGCTTGCTGCAGT GTGATCAAGCAACTGATGAAGAAAGAGTTCACACTGGAGTTCTCCAGAGATAGGAAGTCCATGTCAGTGTACTGTTCTCCATCAAAGTCTGGAAAAGCCCCAGTAGGAAACAAGATGTTTGTCAAA GGTGCCCCAGAGGGTGTGATTGAGCGTTGCACATACGTCCGCGTGGGCACAAGTCGTCTTCCCTTGACTGGGCCCGTCAAAGATCACATCATGGCAGTCATCAAGGAGTGGGGCACCGGGCGCGACACCCTCCGCTGTTTGGCACTGGCCACCCGTGATTCTCCTCTAAGGAGGGAGGAGATGAACCTGGAGGACTCCACGAGGTTTGCAGAGTATGAG ACTGACTTGACCTTTGTGGGCTGTGTTGGTATGCTTGACCCTCCGCGTAAGGAAGTCATGAGCTCCATCGAGCTCTGCAGAGCTGCCGGCATTCGGGTCATTATGATCACCG GTGACAACAAGGGCACGGCAGTGGCAATCTGTCGCCGCATCGGCATCTTCTCTGAGGATGAGGACGTCACCAGCAAGGCCTTCACCGGTCGTGAGTTTGATGACCTGTCTTCTTATGACCAGAAGAACGCAGTCCGTAAGGCTTGTTGCTTTGCCAGGGTGGAACCATCCCACAAATCGAAAATTGTTGAGTTCCTCCAAGGCTTTGATGAGATCACTGCCATG ACCGGTGATGGAGTGAATGATGCCCCGGCCTTGAAGAAGGCTGAGATTGGCATCGCCATGGGCTCTGGCACTGCCGTTGCCAAGTCTGCCTCTGAGATGGTCCTGGCTGACGAcaacttttcttccattgtatCTGCTGTCGAGGAGGGACGAGCTATTTACAACAACATGAAGCAGTTTATCCGCTACCTCATCTCGTCGAACGTAGGCGAGGTTGTCTG TATCTTTCTGACTGCAGCCTTGGGCCTACCTGAGGCACTGATTCCAGTTCAGCTGCTTTGGGTCAACCTTGTGACTGATGGGCTTCCTGCCACCGCTTTGGGCTTCAACCCCCCAGATCTCGACATCATGGGAAAAGCCCCTCGATCGCCCAAAGAGCCCTTGATCTCTGGTTGGCTCTTCTTCAGATATCTAGCCATCGGAG GCTACGTTGGCGCTGCAACTGTTGCAGCAGCTGCTTGGTGGTTCCTGTATTGCGAGGACGGCCCGTTGGTCTCATTCCATCAGCTG TCACACTTCATGCAGTGCAGTGACGACAACGAGGATTTTGCTGGGATCCACTGTCATGTGTTTGAGGCTTCTCCTCCAATGACCATGGCCCTGTCTGTGCTGGTCACGATTGAGATGTGCAACGCTCTAAACAG CTTGTCTGAAAACCAGTCCCTGATGCGCATGCCTCCTTGGAGCAACGTCTGGCTGGTCGCTGCCATGACCCTCTCCATGTCCCTTCACTTCATGATCATCTACGTGGACCCCCTTCCC ATGATCTTCAAGCTCACTCACTTGACTGTGGAGCAGTGGGTTGTGGTATTGAAGCTTTCCTTCCCAGTTATTCTAATTGATGAGGTCCTCAAGTTTGTGGCTCGCACATATCTGGAGG GTAAAGTCTAA